TTTCAGcttctttattaaatttaatagaacaaaaccttttcttaaattattaaataaatttaaacaaaaattattcgtttcacaaaagttataatttaTACTCCGACTAACAGACAGACGTCAACCTATAAAGAGCATACAGcgtaaatttttacgaaatgtACTTATTCGAATCGTTTACTCGAAAGGTTTAAATGGCGCTaaggaaatactttttttttgtaagaacaTAAAATATCCTTTATTAATCATCTATTCAACATTTACGTATATATTTGTGCTTACTaacatagaaaaatatataaaacgaATGCATGTTGTATACAAAAAGTTAAGTCTTCGTCTGTTTAAAATCTATAACGTCCCTTAAAAAGCCACGAAAGTCGAATCAGCAGTTTTGATCCAACAATCCAGTGTATATTCCTTTTCCCAATAGTTTGCTACGgattgcacaatttttttaatcggtATAGTTCTACTAAATGCCCAAAATACTAATGTcaatattgtaaaatatttaaaaggacttttttaaaatataaggcAGCCAATGGTAGAAACGGTAGTATAGGCTACAAAAGTGGTTGGtcacaaattttgctccaatattgtaataaaaatctacATTCTATGTAGTTTCTCAATGAATACAGCAATAACAGTTATACATAgtcaagtaaatatttttgttcattctttttttcttaaaattttgggcTGATTCAATGATCTGCTGAAACAATGAAACCTTTTGCTTGTAAGACACCACGGCATTTAATGTGGACTTGGTAACGGAGAGTGCATGTCGGAGTTAGGTCGCCCAAATTGAGACCAACCAAAGCTTCCTTCGTGatgatttctaaaaaaaatcaaaattttggtttaaaaaacaaattttaaattttaattagcctaaataaaaatagaactaaaaaaatattcgataagATCTTATTTCCATCTGACTTATCtcaatctcaaaattttatttttgacgaaattctttaaattactaaattaaaaaaaaataaatatgtaactcaaaaaaaaattaaataatgaaataaaatctcaaaaaaaaaaatccaaaaaactcttgaaaattttaacaaaaattaagcgCACAActcaattttctaatttttcaaaaattcatagaaaaaattgaccATCCAGGACCAATCaagagataaaataattatcgaatatttttttattccttcatTAGATTGCATTTGAGCAAATTGCACCCTCAATTCTCACCTTGTGGATCGGAATGTGTTAACAACTGAATTTCTTTGTCATGACAAAAGTCCTTTAGATCGGGCGGAACGACGCAGCATGCCGACAGATTAATTTGTGTAATCGCTGGCGGATGTTTTGCCGACTCATACAACTGTTTCAACGTCTCGCAATTTATATCGGACACGCCGagcaaacaaattttcttttgatcgACATATTCTTCGAGCACGGTCCACAATTCCTTCAAATCATCGAAACATTTGCCAGTGCCATCGCCCCAGTGAATGACTCCTTCCTTAATTTCGGGCTCTTGCACCGTCGCACTGCCATTTGTCATCTTCATCTTCGGATGGTAGGCCAACACTAAGCTATTCAAAAATGTGATGTCGAGAATTCGGAGTGCCGTATCGATTGCAACACGCAAATTTTCCTGCGAAAAGTCATTCAAAAAGACTTTTGCACCAACTTTGATTTCGTCTCGTGTCAGTTCCTTCATTTTCGTGTGCAAATCATTGTCCTTCATGCAAATCTGCAGAGTTCCGTTGTCGA
The sequence above is drawn from the Culicoides brevitarsis isolate CSIRO-B50_1 chromosome 1, AGI_CSIRO_Cbre_v1, whole genome shotgun sequence genome and encodes:
- the LOC134830831 gene encoding glutamate--cysteine ligase regulatory subunit, which translates into the protein MEKMNGVSKGRYIMSTGNVLNVAELRKKAGQKPAEELVDALDVTIKNAEKTSLDNGTLQICMKDNDLHTKMKELTRDEIKVGAKVFLNDFSQENLRVAIDTALRILDITFLNSLVLAYHPKMKMTNGSATVQEPEIKEGVIHWGDGTGKCFDDLKELWTVLEEYVDQKKICLLGVSDINCETLKQLYESAKHPPAITQINLSACCVVPPDLKDFCHDKEIQLLTHSDPQEIITKEALVGLNLGDLTPTCTLRYQVHIKCRGVLQAKGFIVSADH